A stretch of the Oscillospiraceae bacterium genome encodes the following:
- the tyrS gene encoding tyrosine--tRNA ligase → MKVYDELCARGLLAQSTDEEGLREKLNNGCVTFYIGFDPTADSLHVGHFLQMVIMKHLQQAGHRPIAIMGGGTGMIGDPSGKSDMRKMLTPEIIDHNVSCFKKQMSRFIDFSDGKAMILNNADWLMNLNYIDFLREVGVHFTVNRMLAAECFKIRYERGLTFFEFNYMLMQAYDFYKLYTDYGCTLEMGGDDQWSNILAGTELIRRKTGGDSYGMTFKLLTTSDGRKMGKTEKGAVWLDPEKTSPYEFYQYWRNTDDCDVVRLMKMLTFVPLEEIAEYEVLSGSELNPVKVRLAYELTKMVHGEEEAAKARDAAGTVFGASAGAAADMPSYTLSDCDFTDGGIIITDLLVKSGLAPSKGEARRLVSQGGISVNEEKISDFALVYAKSDFENGIIIRKGKKIFLKINI, encoded by the coding sequence ATGAAAGTATATGACGAGCTTTGCGCGCGGGGACTGCTTGCGCAGAGCACAGACGAAGAAGGGCTCAGAGAAAAGCTGAACAACGGCTGCGTCACCTTCTATATCGGGTTTGACCCGACAGCCGACAGCCTTCATGTCGGTCATTTTCTGCAGATGGTAATAATGAAGCATCTGCAGCAGGCCGGGCACCGTCCGATCGCCATTATGGGCGGAGGAACCGGAATGATCGGAGATCCATCCGGCAAAAGCGATATGCGAAAAATGCTTACACCGGAAATTATCGACCACAATGTGAGCTGCTTTAAAAAGCAGATGTCGCGCTTTATAGATTTTTCAGACGGAAAGGCAATGATACTCAACAACGCCGATTGGCTTATGAATCTCAATTATATCGATTTTCTGCGCGAAGTCGGCGTACACTTCACGGTCAACAGGATGCTTGCCGCGGAATGCTTCAAGATCAGATATGAAAGAGGTCTGACGTTTTTCGAGTTCAATTATATGCTGATGCAGGCATATGATTTTTACAAGCTCTACACGGATTACGGCTGCACCCTTGAAATGGGCGGCGACGATCAATGGTCGAATATCCTTGCCGGAACGGAGCTTATACGCCGTAAAACGGGCGGCGATTCATACGGTATGACCTTCAAGCTGCTGACTACCTCAGACGGGCGGAAAATGGGCAAAACCGAAAAGGGAGCCGTATGGCTTGATCCGGAGAAGACCAGTCCGTATGAATTTTATCAATATTGGCGCAACACGGACGATTGCGACGTCGTACGTCTAATGAAAATGCTGACCTTTGTTCCTCTCGAGGAAATAGCCGAATATGAAGTGCTCTCTGGCTCCGAGCTTAATCCGGTAAAGGTTCGCCTCGCTTACGAGCTGACAAAGATGGTTCACGGCGAGGAAGAAGCGGCAAAGGCGCGGGACGCCGCAGGCACGGTATTCGGCGCATCCGCCGGAGCTGCCGCCGATATGCCTTCGTATACGCTTTCCGACTGTGATTTCACAGATGGCGGGATCATAATCACGGATCTTCTCGTGAAATCCGGATTAGCTCCCTCAAAAGGAGAGGCGCGCCGCCTTGTTTCCCAGGGAGGAATAAGCGTCAATGAAGAAAAAATTTCTGATTTTGCATTAGTCTATGCCAAATCCGATTTTGAGAACGGAATCATCATACGCAAAGGAAAGAAAATATTTCTTAAGATCAATATATAA
- a CDS encoding peptidoglycan-binding protein encodes MSKGILVIELRTGQDALPVGDSSIVVKAENGDTVYQGYIGNESAGFSEEIELDAPEISLSLAPDSAELPYSKYDVYVENPAFFPFDIQGIQIFGDTKAIQKLQMIATPVQTQYTPVSVDIGEHGLRLNEPKKPEYDGKVFAKKQVFIPAFITVHLGDPSSNAPNVNVDFKDYIKNVASSEIYPTWPENSLRANIIAQISLVLNRIYTEWYPEKGYNFNITSSPVYDQYFIYGRNIYDNISMIVDEIFNVYMIKPGRTEPFFAEYCNGSSITCNGMSQWGTVELADQGASVDAILKNYYGDINLVSTDVVRSTVGSYPGYPLKTGMSGEYVKSVQNQLNRIAVNYPSIPSYASDGVYGAETEDAVKEFQKLFDLTPNGIVDKSTWYQLSYVNSAVNKLSKLTSEGNSAVYNEYEYPGYPLKYGSSGDDVKKMQFFLDKISVFYPTVAPVSIDGKFGSGTKNSVMAFQRTFGLAQDGIVGAETWNQITNAYRGIGQNVIVPQQPAELTPFPGKPVYKGQQNENVEYIQRVLNSIGEVFSRIPALVPDGKFGNATYDAVVAFQSIFGLKEDGIVGQVTWNHMNEVYSAVASGCIYELDPDVPIVTYPGSPVGPGSTGTDVTYIQNSINKIRLLLAEIPRLTADGVYGPDTKKAVMIFQGIFGLQQDGIAGKDTWSMINYMLSAVSSGCMVPLVRIPTELPRGNGNANRPPLLGEDMQNYLNRM; translated from the coding sequence ATGTCAAAAGGAATTCTTGTCATAGAGCTCCGTACCGGGCAGGACGCTCTTCCGGTCGGAGACAGCAGCATAGTGGTAAAAGCCGAAAACGGCGATACGGTATATCAGGGATATATCGGCAATGAGTCCGCCGGATTTTCGGAAGAAATAGAGCTTGACGCGCCGGAAATATCGCTTTCGCTTGCGCCGGACAGCGCGGAGCTTCCTTATTCAAAATATGATGTCTATGTGGAAAATCCGGCCTTCTTCCCGTTCGATATTCAGGGCATACAGATTTTCGGAGATACAAAGGCGATACAAAAGCTTCAGATGATCGCGACTCCCGTACAAACACAATACACACCTGTAAGTGTCGATATCGGTGAGCATGGGCTCCGGCTTAATGAACCGAAGAAACCGGAATACGACGGTAAAGTATTCGCCAAGAAACAAGTATTCATACCCGCCTTTATAACCGTTCATCTCGGCGATCCTTCCTCAAACGCGCCGAACGTAAACGTTGATTTCAAGGATTACATAAAAAATGTCGCAAGCAGCGAAATATATCCGACATGGCCGGAAAATTCACTACGCGCCAATATAATAGCCCAAATATCCCTCGTGCTCAACCGTATATATACCGAATGGTATCCGGAGAAGGGATATAATTTCAATATCACATCATCTCCGGTTTATGATCAATATTTTATTTACGGTCGCAACATATATGATAATATAAGCATGATCGTGGATGAAATTTTCAATGTCTATATGATAAAACCCGGACGCACAGAGCCATTTTTCGCTGAATATTGCAACGGCTCCTCCATCACCTGTAATGGCATGAGCCAATGGGGCACGGTCGAGCTTGCTGATCAGGGAGCCTCCGTCGACGCGATACTGAAAAATTACTACGGAGATATAAATCTGGTCAGCACGGATGTGGTAAGATCAACAGTCGGTTCATACCCGGGTTATCCGCTGAAAACCGGAATGTCGGGGGAATATGTCAAATCAGTCCAGAACCAGCTGAACAGGATAGCTGTAAATTATCCTTCCATCCCTTCCTACGCTTCCGACGGAGTGTACGGCGCGGAAACCGAGGACGCAGTCAAGGAATTTCAAAAGCTTTTTGATCTGACGCCGAACGGAATCGTCGACAAATCCACATGGTATCAGCTCTCATATGTAAATTCGGCAGTAAATAAGCTTTCAAAGCTTACAAGCGAAGGAAACAGCGCAGTTTACAATGAATACGAATACCCGGGATATCCATTGAAATACGGCTCGTCCGGCGATGATGTGAAAAAGATGCAGTTTTTCCTTGATAAAATATCCGTATTTTACCCGACTGTGGCACCGGTCAGTATCGACGGCAAATTCGGTTCAGGCACAAAAAACTCCGTAATGGCGTTTCAACGAACCTTCGGCCTGGCTCAGGACGGCATTGTCGGAGCGGAAACCTGGAATCAGATAACAAACGCATACAGAGGAATAGGCCAAAATGTTATTGTCCCGCAGCAACCCGCGGAGCTTACGCCCTTTCCGGGGAAACCCGTATACAAAGGTCAGCAGAATGAAAACGTCGAATATATTCAGCGCGTGCTTAACTCGATAGGAGAGGTGTTCTCACGCATTCCGGCGCTTGTTCCGGACGGCAAATTCGGAAACGCCACTTATGATGCCGTGGTTGCATTTCAATCCATATTCGGATTAAAGGAAGACGGAATAGTCGGTCAGGTCACATGGAATCACATGAACGAGGTATATTCCGCCGTCGCATCCGGTTGTATATATGAGCTTGATCCCGATGTACCAATTGTAACTTATCCCGGAAGCCCGGTCGGACCGGGCAGCACAGGAACTGATGTAACATATATTCAGAACAGTATAAATAAAATCCGCCTTTTGCTGGCCGAAATACCCCGTCTCACAGCTGACGGAGTTTACGGACCAGACACAAAGAAAGCCGTCATGATTTTCCAGGGGATATTCGGGCTTCAGCAGGACGGTATTGCCGGAAAGGACACATGGTCAATGATAAATTATATGTTGTCGGCGGTTTCATCCGGCTGTATGGTTCCCCTTGTCCGCATTCCCACTGAATTACCGAGGGGAAACGGAAACGCCAACAGACCTCCGCTGCTTGGCGAGGATATGCAAAATTACTTGAATAGAATGTAA
- a CDS encoding Gfo/Idh/MocA family oxidoreductase, protein MLRIGISGLGRMGKFHLSTYEKLMRDGYPIKVVAICDVEKNKLEGKDSAIVNLVENEGQPKTNLSDYAHYTSLDEMLKKEDLDYVDIVMPTYLHCEAAIKVLESGRNCFCEKPMAINQEDCQKMIDAAHKAGKQLIIGHCLRFWPEYVYLKQIVVNKTYGGVNGGYFWRGGYQDHETSGSWQNWIIKREKGGGALCDQHVHDIDVINWIFGMPQGVSTIGKTTFPGSAYDIVNTNYIYDDRKTITAIDDTAYKGVGFTYGYKVDLEDACILYENGKLTVYPHKKPSFSPDISIYGPSLDAYYNELAYYTTCVDNGFICDRIPLESSKEAIRITNAEMRSADKNGVLELV, encoded by the coding sequence ATGCTCAGAATAGGTATTTCCGGTCTGGGACGGATGGGTAAATTTCATCTGTCTACATATGAAAAGCTTATGCGCGACGGATATCCCATCAAGGTTGTCGCTATATGCGATGTCGAAAAAAATAAGCTTGAAGGAAAAGACAGCGCCATCGTTAATCTGGTTGAAAACGAGGGACAGCCTAAAACGAATCTGTCCGACTATGCTCACTATACCTCGCTTGACGAAATGCTGAAAAAAGAAGATCTCGACTATGTCGATATCGTAATGCCCACATATCTCCATTGCGAGGCCGCGATCAAGGTGCTCGAAAGCGGCAGAAACTGCTTCTGTGAAAAGCCCATGGCCATCAATCAGGAGGATTGCCAGAAGATGATTGACGCCGCTCACAAAGCCGGAAAACAGCTTATCATCGGGCATTGCCTGCGCTTCTGGCCCGAATATGTATATCTTAAACAGATTGTCGTCAACAAGACCTACGGCGGAGTAAACGGCGGATATTTCTGGCGCGGCGGATATCAGGATCATGAAACAAGCGGCTCCTGGCAAAACTGGATAATCAAACGCGAAAAGGGCGGCGGAGCTCTCTGCGACCAGCACGTCCACGATATCGATGTAATCAACTGGATCTTCGGTATGCCACAGGGTGTTTCCACTATCGGAAAAACCACCTTCCCGGGCAGCGCATACGATATCGTCAACACCAACTACATCTATGACGACCGCAAAACCATCACCGCCATCGACGACACGGCATACAAGGGTGTCGGTTTTACATACGGCTACAAGGTTGACCTTGAGGATGCATGTATCCTCTATGAAAACGGCAAGCTTACAGTATATCCCCACAAGAAGCCCTCTTTCTCCCCGGATATTTCAATATACGGTCCGTCGCTCGACGCGTATTACAACGAGCTTGCTTATTACACCACCTGTGTTGACAACGGCTTCATCTGCGACCGCATTCCGCTCGAATCCAGCAAGGAAGCCATACGCATAACAAATGCCGAGATGCGCTCCGCGGATAAAAACGGCGTGCTTGAGCTGGTTTGA
- a CDS encoding L-rhamnose isomerase: MYKFAKNKYANSGIDTEKAIETLSHIPISLHCWQGDDVTGFENAGATLSGGIQATGNYPGKARTPDELMSDFDEAFSLIPGKKRINLHASYAIKSSGADGAGIDRDSYKPYHFEPWIGYAKKNGYGFDFNPTFFSHKLASGGMTLSSPDENIRRFWIAHAKACRAISEYAAQELNDHVLCNIWIPDGLKDIPADRFSPRERLADSLDKIFAEKRAGVIDSLESKVFGIGLESYTVGSSEFYIGYAASHKDVYVLLDNGHYHPTESTSDKISSLLQFFKYVPLHVTRHVRWDSDHVVLFDDEIRDIAAEIVRCGAVDRVLIGLDFFDASINRIAAWVIGARAMQKALLSALLTPHERMKKLQDEGAFTEKLMLGEEIKTYPFSAVWDEYCSRQNVPAGEEWFDKVKKYEKDVLSLR, from the coding sequence ATGTACAAATTCGCGAAAAACAAATACGCAAACTCCGGAATTGATACGGAAAAAGCAATTGAAACTCTTTCTCATATACCGATAAGCCTTCATTGCTGGCAGGGAGACGACGTGACCGGCTTTGAAAACGCCGGCGCGACTCTTTCTGGCGGTATACAGGCTACCGGCAATTATCCCGGAAAAGCGCGCACTCCGGATGAGCTTATGTCCGACTTTGACGAGGCTTTTTCACTCATTCCGGGGAAAAAACGCATCAATCTGCATGCTTCATACGCGATAAAAAGCTCCGGTGCTGATGGTGCGGGCATAGACAGAGATTCGTACAAGCCATATCATTTTGAACCCTGGATCGGATACGCGAAGAAAAACGGATACGGCTTTGATTTCAATCCGACCTTTTTTTCACACAAGCTCGCCTCCGGCGGTATGACGCTTTCCAGTCCCGATGAAAATATCAGACGCTTCTGGATTGCCCACGCGAAGGCTTGCCGCGCGATATCCGAATATGCCGCCCAAGAGCTGAACGACCATGTTTTGTGCAATATATGGATACCTGATGGATTAAAGGATATACCCGCCGACAGGTTTTCCCCGCGTGAACGGCTTGCGGACAGCCTTGATAAGATTTTCGCGGAAAAGCGTGCAGGTGTAATAGACAGCCTTGAAAGCAAGGTTTTCGGCATAGGTCTGGAAAGTTATACGGTCGGAAGCTCCGAATTTTATATCGGATATGCCGCTTCGCATAAGGATGTATATGTCCTCCTCGACAACGGGCATTATCATCCGACGGAATCGACGAGTGACAAGATATCTTCGCTGCTGCAGTTTTTCAAATATGTGCCGCTCCATGTCACCCGTCACGTCAGATGGGATTCTGATCATGTCGTGCTTTTCGACGATGAAATACGCGATATAGCCGCCGAAATAGTCCGCTGCGGTGCGGTCGACAGGGTTCTGATCGGACTGGATTTTTTCGACGCGTCGATCAACCGGATCGCGGCCTGGGTCATAGGCGCGCGCGCCATGCAGAAGGCGCTGCTTTCTGCGCTGCTCACCCCGCACGAACGCATGAAAAAGCTCCAGGACGAAGGTGCCTTCACGGAAAAGCTCATGCTTGGCGAAGAAATAAAGACATATCCTTTTTCTGCCGTATGGGACGAATACTGCTCAAGGCAGAACGTTCCGGCGGGAGAAGAATGGTTTGACAAAGTTAAAAAATATGAAAAGGATGTCCTTTCTCTGAGATAG
- a CDS encoding M20 family metallopeptidase, producing the protein MMNLSEKLISLRRELHMYPEIGFDLPRTHALVRRELDDIGIGGENARECGKSSLYVYINPEKASRYTIALRADMDALPITERSSREYASRIPGAMHACGHDAHTAIMLGAARLLFERKDKLACAVKLLFQANEEGYDTGAKYVAEAGFTDDVDIIAGLHVGNDVPSGYIGLCPGAAMAGSHTVKVDFFGKPAHATQMQLGADSIAMAVEAYQRINAMNSRFFSADDKRVVFVGVLRGGEAPNIVCAKSHMELTVRAFDIALDKKIIDMIYSACRGAASDFRGSCEIDSAHYTFPVINDAFLCASVERTARAVVGKDRFVVIPPQMGSEDFSFYQQKIPGIFFRLGTRGAGNSEAHTDTFDLDESQLTLGADMFLGFVRDNMNNLRSEDKR; encoded by the coding sequence ATGATGAATTTATCAGAAAAATTAATTTCGCTCCGCCGCGAGCTTCATATGTATCCGGAGATCGGCTTTGATCTGCCGCGCACTCACGCGCTAGTCCGACGCGAGCTGGACGATATCGGAATCGGCGGAGAAAATGCGCGTGAATGCGGAAAAAGTAGTCTTTACGTTTATATCAATCCGGAAAAAGCCTCTCGATATACCATAGCGCTCAGAGCCGATATGGATGCGCTTCCCATTACGGAGAGAAGCAGCCGTGAATACGCTTCACGCATACCTGGGGCGATGCATGCCTGCGGGCATGACGCGCATACCGCGATAATGCTCGGCGCGGCACGTTTGCTTTTTGAACGTAAAGATAAACTTGCCTGCGCAGTAAAGCTTTTATTTCAGGCAAACGAAGAAGGATATGACACCGGGGCGAAATATGTGGCCGAGGCGGGCTTTACAGACGATGTCGATATAATCGCCGGGCTTCATGTCGGCAACGATGTGCCCTCCGGATATATCGGGCTTTGTCCCGGCGCGGCAATGGCCGGCAGCCATACCGTAAAGGTTGATTTTTTCGGAAAACCGGCGCACGCCACCCAAATGCAGCTGGGAGCAGATTCTATTGCAATGGCGGTTGAGGCTTACCAGAGAATAAACGCAATGAATTCGCGTTTTTTCAGCGCCGATGACAAACGTGTTGTTTTCGTCGGAGTATTGCGCGGCGGAGAAGCGCCGAATATCGTCTGCGCAAAATCGCACATGGAGCTGACTGTCCGCGCCTTCGATATCGCGCTGGATAAAAAAATAATTGATATGATTTACTCCGCCTGCCGCGGCGCCGCGTCAGATTTCCGCGGAAGCTGTGAAATTGATTCTGCGCATTATACGTTTCCGGTGATAAACGACGCTTTTCTCTGTGCTTCGGTGGAGCGCACGGCAAGAGCCGTCGTGGGAAAAGATCGATTTGTCGTCATTCCTCCGCAGATGGGCAGCGAGGACTTTTCGTTCTATCAGCAAAAAATACCGGGCATTTTCTTCCGTCTCGGCACGCGCGGAGCCGGCAATTCGGAGGCGCACACCGATACCTTCGATCTCGACGAATCTCAGCTTACGCTTGGCGCGGATATGTTCCTGGGCTTCGTCCGCGACAACATGAATAACCTCCGCTCAGAAGATAAGCGCTGA
- a CDS encoding TrmH family RNA methyltransferase — MTEIIICSKNDIYQKFEVLKTNRNKRYHYNEFLVEGVRSLKEAANNRWKIKGFLYDKTSLSDWAKDMIRSVNTEVNYCLSANLLSDLSGKNDGSELMAIIEMREDSLDKANISENPFIVLFDRPSNKGNLGTMIRSCDALGADLLILTGHAVDLYDPDVVVSSMGSFFNLPVVRVSDNKLLYQYISRLKKQYPTFTTIGTTAHKKEPIYNINLTQPLILMIGNETMGLSNEFKEYCDILCTIPMSEKSYASSFNVSCAASILMYEVAKQRSNQ, encoded by the coding sequence ATGACTGAAATAATTATTTGCAGCAAAAACGACATATATCAAAAATTTGAAGTGCTGAAAACAAATCGAAATAAGCGATATCATTATAATGAATTTCTTGTAGAAGGCGTACGCAGTCTGAAAGAAGCCGCCAATAACCGTTGGAAAATAAAAGGTTTTTTGTACGACAAGACTTCTCTCTCGGACTGGGCAAAAGACATGATTCGCAGTGTAAATACTGAGGTCAACTATTGTCTTTCAGCAAATCTTTTAAGCGACCTGAGTGGAAAGAATGACGGCTCCGAATTGATGGCAATCATAGAAATGCGAGAAGATAGCCTAGACAAAGCAAATATATCAGAGAATCCATTTATTGTCTTATTTGACAGACCATCCAATAAAGGTAATTTAGGAACTATGATACGTTCCTGTGATGCGCTCGGAGCAGATCTTTTAATTTTAACAGGTCATGCAGTTGACTTGTACGACCCTGATGTTGTAGTATCTTCTATGGGATCATTTTTTAATTTACCGGTAGTCCGTGTATCGGACAACAAACTTCTATATCAATATATTAGTAGATTGAAAAAACAATATCCCACCTTCACAACTATTGGCACGACAGCACATAAAAAAGAGCCGATATATAATATTAATTTAACTCAACCGCTTATACTAATGATTGGGAATGAGACAATGGGATTGAGCAATGAATTCAAAGAATACTGTGATATTCTATGCACAATCCCAATGAGTGAAAAATCATATGCCTCGTCCTTCAATGTAAGCTGTGCGGCGTCAATATTAATGTATGAGGTCGCCAAGCAACGGAGCAATCAGTAA
- a CDS encoding M56 family metallopeptidase: MNMILLKLILSGVFCSLGASVIHIIKLKHKRHSETAAGIYYAAIAVLLLSAFPLSAGLSVKPVFTISSSSVGSQPEQPGQSIKDTEKYSDIYYSGSYAVPSTGESESISSPVTSSKKLFSIPENAVMSIVIIWLAGASAAIVKRVYSYMKIKKSLLKNSHPLAVKSSKISNADEIISMFAKVKEACGVKKASIRILNSDFSFSPCTFGIINPVVYITQSVASINSGLEYVFIHECMHIKYRDPALRLGASLASCIHWFNPMSAMLLRDLEELCEFQNDSRVLSVSGKEGFTRYANTLFEIALLISANPVPTSDSTAACILSCCSNEKNNLLRRLTLMKYNRFSKRRSAVSAAICFLLVFAVMAGNTVLMNSCGTGKNPGTTETNQIQTATTSSQTNTPVINTGIQAPVFIGISAISFPLDKKDCAIKNYLGLIIGADYEPAIYESIKTAEKIDDLYYLVNGEKVSCFPIKIEKNLLDSITEKIKLKSEFDSNRLRAFYILRDSHDPLLTDEQREAIIKGCPESEYCPFYILPVNISDHELKLINSTFAEYEIF, encoded by the coding sequence ATGAATATGATTTTGCTGAAGCTTATTCTCTCCGGTGTGTTTTGCTCGCTCGGGGCATCGGTGATACACATAATAAAGCTTAAACACAAAAGGCATTCGGAAACCGCCGCCGGAATATATTACGCCGCGATCGCCGTTTTGCTTCTCTCTGCATTTCCTCTCTCAGCAGGTTTATCCGTAAAGCCGGTATTTACAATTTCGTCATCGTCCGTCGGGAGCCAACCGGAACAGCCTGGACAGAGTATAAAAGACACTGAAAAATATTCAGACATATATTATTCCGGTTCATATGCCGTCCCCTCAACCGGCGAAAGCGAAAGCATCTCATCTCCGGTTACTTCCTCAAAAAAGCTTTTCTCGATACCCGAGAATGCGGTGATGTCGATAGTGATTATATGGCTTGCCGGCGCGTCCGCCGCGATTGTTAAGCGTGTATACAGCTATATGAAAATAAAAAAATCGCTTTTAAAAAATTCGCACCCCCTCGCAGTCAAAAGCAGCAAAATCTCAAACGCGGATGAGATCATTTCTATGTTTGCCAAAGTGAAAGAAGCATGCGGAGTTAAAAAGGCTTCCATCAGAATATTGAACTCGGATTTTTCATTCTCGCCTTGCACTTTCGGCATTATAAACCCGGTCGTCTATATCACTCAGTCAGTCGCTTCTATAAACTCCGGGTTGGAGTATGTGTTCATCCATGAATGCATGCATATCAAATACCGTGATCCGGCATTACGGCTCGGCGCGAGCCTTGCATCCTGCATTCATTGGTTCAATCCTATGTCTGCAATGCTTTTACGCGACCTTGAAGAGCTGTGTGAATTTCAAAACGATTCGCGGGTGCTTTCGGTTTCAGGCAAGGAAGGCTTTACCCGATATGCCAATACGCTTTTTGAGATCGCTCTGCTCATTTCGGCAAATCCTGTTCCCACGTCTGATTCTACCGCAGCATGTATTTTATCATGCTGCAGCAATGAAAAGAATAATTTATTAAGGAGGCTTACCCTGATGAAGTACAATAGATTTTCGAAACGCCGCTCCGCTGTTTCGGCCGCGATATGCTTTTTGCTCGTCTTCGCAGTCATGGCGGGCAATACTGTGCTTATGAATTCCTGCGGAACCGGTAAAAATCCCGGGACGACCGAAACAAACCAGATTCAAACAGCTACGACCTCAAGCCAAACAAATACTCCTGTTATAAATACCGGTATACAAGCGCCGGTTTTCATCGGTATCTCAGCGATTTCATTCCCTCTAGACAAAAAAGACTGCGCGATAAAAAATTATCTCGGTCTGATCATCGGAGCTGATTATGAGCCCGCGATTTATGAAAGCATTAAAACAGCAGAAAAAATCGATGATTTATATTACCTTGTAAACGGTGAAAAGGTCAGCTGTTTTCCGATAAAAATCGAGAAAAATTTATTGGATTCTATTACGGAAAAAATAAAATTAAAAAGCGAATTCGATTCAAATAGGCTAAGAGCTTTTTATATATTAAGAGATTCACATGATCCTTTACTGACCGATGAACAGCGCGAAGCAATCATTAAAGGCTGCCCTGAAAGCGAATATTGTCCGTTTTATATTCTACCAGTAAATATTTCAGATCATGAACTGAAGCTTATTAATAGCACTTTTGCTGAATACGAAATTTTCTAA
- a CDS encoding SGNH/GDSL hydrolase family protein has protein sequence MNDNNQAVDQNLVVKSSTGLTDAVFYNVKAQPFGLYGLYEPYSEGSFTRMPQSVSSTVNPGVEWGAHFTAGGRVRFSTDSPYIAIKAVIKSVSRFPHMPMTNSAGFDMYVDKGGDSRYVHTFVPPMDMTDGFESAYNFPESGTHSVTVNFPLYGTVDLLYIGIKENTSVFKEADYIPVKPILYYGSSITQGGCASRPGTSYQAIISRKFNIDYINLGFSGAARGEDTMTDYLAGIDASVFVCDYDYNAPDVDHLEKTHSRLYRRYRAVRPNVPIIFVSNPDYIDNDDNIRRREIIFRTYSEAYRGGDKDVYFIDGVNLFGTYGHDSCTVDGCHPNDLGFWRMADVIGETIGNILRKK, from the coding sequence ATGAACGACAATAATCAAGCTGTCGACCAGAATCTTGTGGTAAAATCCTCGACAGGATTGACCGACGCTGTATTTTACAATGTAAAAGCACAACCCTTCGGACTGTACGGGCTTTACGAGCCTTATTCTGAAGGCTCTTTCACACGCATGCCGCAAAGCGTTTCCTCCACCGTAAACCCCGGCGTCGAATGGGGCGCGCACTTTACCGCCGGCGGCAGAGTGAGGTTTTCGACAGATTCTCCGTATATCGCGATAAAAGCCGTTATAAAAAGTGTCAGCCGCTTCCCTCATATGCCCATGACCAACTCGGCCGGCTTCGATATGTATGTTGACAAAGGTGGAGACAGCCGATATGTGCATACATTTGTTCCTCCGATGGATATGACCGACGGATTCGAATCCGCATACAATTTCCCGGAGTCCGGTACTCACAGCGTTACTGTTAATTTCCCGCTTTACGGCACAGTCGACCTTCTCTATATCGGGATTAAAGAAAACACCTCCGTATTTAAAGAAGCCGATTATATTCCCGTCAAGCCAATTTTATATTATGGCTCGTCGATCACCCAAGGGGGCTGCGCTTCACGCCCAGGCACCAGCTATCAGGCGATTATCTCCCGGAAATTTAATATTGATTATATAAATCTCGGATTTTCAGGGGCGGCGCGCGGAGAAGACACTATGACTGATTATCTTGCCGGCATAGACGCGTCCGTATTTGTCTGCGATTACGATTACAACGCGCCGGATGTGGATCACCTTGAAAAAACACATTCGAGACTTTACCGCAGATACCGCGCCGTACGTCCGAATGTTCCAATTATTTTTGTTTCAAATCCCGATTATATCGATAACGATGACAATATTCGCCGCCGTGAAATAATTTTCAGAACCTATTCGGAGGCATATCGCGGCGGAGATAAAGACGTATATTTTATCGACGGCGTAAACCTGTTCGGTACATACGGCCATGATTCCTGCACCGTCGACGGATGCCATCCGAATGACCTCGGCTTTTGGCGCATGGCTGATGTCATCGGAGAAACGATCGGAAATATTTTAAGAAAGAAATAA
- a CDS encoding BlaI/MecI/CopY family transcriptional regulator: MRKKTFTAKKIVKLPDSELNLMMLIWEEYSNGEKKITASMLTERHPETLGELKPTTVLTLLTRLEQKGFIEIDKERRPNYCVPLIQEKEYKQLITEDFVNVVYRKDAKSLVCALIRQNKLAEEDIREIRDMIASEIDADS, translated from the coding sequence ATGCGGAAAAAAACCTTTACCGCAAAAAAAATCGTGAAGCTCCCCGACAGCGAGCTCAACCTGATGATGCTCATCTGGGAGGAATATTCAAACGGAGAAAAAAAGATAACCGCTTCAATGCTTACAGAGCGGCATCCGGAAACGCTCGGAGAGCTAAAGCCAACGACTGTTCTGACGCTCCTCACGAGGCTTGAGCAGAAGGGCTTTATAGAAATCGATAAAGAAAGACGTCCGAATTACTGCGTTCCTTTGATTCAGGAAAAGGAATATAAACAACTGATTACCGAGGATTTTGTAAATGTTGTATACAGAAAGGACGCGAAAAGTCTTGTCTGCGCTCTTATCAGGCAAAACAAACTCGCGGAGGAAGACATCCGGGAAATCAGAGATATGATCGCGTCTGAAATCGACGCTGACAGTTGA